In Molothrus ater isolate BHLD 08-10-18 breed brown headed cowbird chromosome 14, BPBGC_Mater_1.1, whole genome shotgun sequence, the genomic stretch CAAGGCTCGGCCGGTGTCAGCCCAGCGGCACGGGGGatccggcccggcccggccctgcctggggacagcagcggTGGCCCCGGGGGTGGcactgcggggacagggacacgccGGGGGTGGCGGCTGCCACCCGGAGAAGGGCAGCCCTGCCCGGAGCAATGCAGGGCACGGCCCCAAAGCGGCTCCAGCCGGGACATCCcgagccctgcccagggaacGGGACACCCCGAGCCCTGCCCCgacccccgcccctcccgcTCACCGCGGATGGCGGCGATGAGCGCGTTGCCGTCCTTGATCACCTCCTTGATGAACTTGTTGGTccgctccagctcctgctcgTAGCACTTGAGGCGCTCTCGGAAGTCGGGGCTGTCCAGGTAGCAGTCGCTGAACTCCAGCGGCGGGTGCCCCATGGCCGCGGCTCGGCCCGGCTCCGCCGCGCTGCGCCTACCGagcgctgccgctgccgccgccccgggcgccccgcgccgccggcaTCCCgcgggcccgccccgcccgccggccccgcccgccgctccccgcccgctcCCGCTGCCGCGCCTCGCCCGAGcgacccccgcccgcccgcccgctgAGCTTCCGGCcgcgccgctgccgccgggAGGTGTAGTCCGGGATGAGCCGCCCAgggccgccgcccgcccgccggcccggcccggttCGGTTCAGTTCGGTTCGGCGGCTCCGCTCTGCTCCGCGGAGCCCGAtccgggccgggcgctgccgccgccccccggccgCTCCCAGCGCGCCCCctgccggcggggcgggggcggcgccgCCCGCACGCGTTGCCATGGACGCCCCGGCGGCGGCGCGTGACGCGGCGGCGCGCGGTGATGACGTCGAAGTAGCCTCCACGTCGCCCGGGCGGCCAAGATGGCGGCCGCggaggggagcggggccggggagACCCTGGTGAGGGCGGCCGGGGGGAGCCAGGGGGAGTCGGGGAGAACCGGGGAGAACCGGGGAGGCAGGACTGCGGGCGAGCCGGGGACGTTCGGGCCTCCCTCTGTCCGTGAGCAGGGCCGGGCAGCCGGTCAGGTGCCGGGCAAAGGCGCAGCGGGGTCTGGAggcccgggcgggcggcggctcATCCGAAGGGCGGGGACGGGGGCGAGGAAGACGACAGGGAAAGAAGACAGGAAAGGGGACAGGGTGGGCGCAGGGCCGGGGGCTGCCGGTCTCCTCCGTGCCCTCCGTGCTCCGCCTGCCCAGCGCCTCCCGCAGAACCGGTCGGGCCGTGCCCTGTTTGCCTTCGCCTCCGGGCACCCCGGAGCTTTGCTCGCCCGCAGGCAGGGAGGGCTTCAACCCCGTTAAACTGGTCCCTGAGCAGCCTCGATGtgtgcccgggctgggggtGTCCGTGTTAATGTTAAATGTTAATGTTAATCTTAAATGCGGGTACTCGGgggtggtgctgctgtgcagccctCAGGCATCACCTCCCTTAAAACACCGCTTTTTACTTATTTCAGTTACTGCCGGAACAGAGCACAGAGGGTGGGCTCTGGGAGTGGCAGGGGACAGGCTCACACACACCTGCTCAGCTCTTCTGTCACTGCTCACATCAGGCAGcgacagcctggccctgctgcagaaCCTTTTCTTTGTTGTATCCCTGAATTCTGAGCAGCGCTGTCCATCCCCAACCCATCTGAAGTGCACACGAGCATGTTTGTGTTTGTTCCTAAAGGTTTGTGCCTATTCAGTTCCCAGGTCTGGCAGATGTGTCCATATCCCAGGACATTCCAGTGGAAGGGGAGATCACTGTCCCTGTGGGATCTCACTCTCCTGATGAGGATTTCTCCACGCTGGATGAACCAGTCAAGGACACAATTGTGAGTCTGAGCCCGTGGCTGGGGTAAAACTCAGGTTTTCTGGTGGTTTTGGCAGCTGTTTGGCAGCTGAActcaaaacataaaacaaattCCTGTGGGTCAAAAAGTGTCTGAATTGTGTTCCAAAGTTTCTCTGTGATCCTGAAATCAATGTGAGGGCAGAGACCTCAGTGGGAGCTTGTGAGAAACTCTACCGACTGAagatgtttttcatttattctctttttctagAGGAGCAAGCAAGTTGTTGGTTATATTCTGGTGTTATTAAAAAGTACAGTATTGTGGTTGCTGAAGAAAAGGATGTGATGCTGTGGTTGTTAAGGAGTGCAGGAAAAGCAGTCATTGTTTGCTGCAGAGGGTGCTACAGAACTTGTTGGATCGGATCCTTTCCTGATTTGAACATGAACATTCATGTTCCTTTACTTGTGTCTCTTTGCTTTAGCTAGGAGCTGTAATTTTTGTGAGGGGATAAATGAAAgtgtttttatgtttgtttcAGATGAGGGACCTGAAGGCCGTTGGGAAGAAGTTTGTCCATGTCATGTATCCCAGGAAGAGCAGTGCCCTCCTCAGGGACTGTACGTGCTGGGGCCCTTCCAAcctgcaggggatggggatTCAGGGGGTCTGAacaccctgagcagcagagctggcagctggggtgtcaccagggctctggggcagggtggCCTGGGCCACGATGGGTGCaactgggagctgcagcagctgctgggtctTGAGTGGATTTTATTATAGATCATGGGGTAAGATGCTGAATAAGAGAATTGTAAAGCAGAGAGATGTGGCAAATGGCACCTTGGGAGTTGGGCAAGGGGCTCTGCCACTCCCAGGAGAGTGTAACTGAGATGGTTCTGTGTCTTTTGTGATgtgttttccctctccctgcaggggaTCTGTGGGGCCCATTGGTGCTGTGTGTCTCCCTGGCTCTGTGAGTATTctgggggaaatttggggttttgtagCCTGGTGCATGAGGGAAATGAGATGTTAAAAATTACTAATTAATGTGTTAAGATCAATTTCATCTGATCCCTCTCTGTCTTGTGCAAGCACTGCTTGGTTGGGTTCTCtgataaaatgtgtttgtgacGCTTCAAGCCCATTAGTACCTCCTGGCCCTAAATTTAGGATTTAGGGATGAACTCTTCCTGGTCCCCTGGCCTAGGAATGGTTTTACTGAAGGTGTCTCAAGTTGTCCTGATTCAGCTGTATGCCTGCATCCTGTAGTTATTCCAGGGTTTCTCTGAGGCTGGCTTGTTCAATCACACACTACTCTGCTGCCTTGAGAGGTACCAAAACTTTGGTACTTTAATTTCCATCTCAGAAGGGAATCAAGCCTGTTGTCCATGGCTTGATTCCCTTCTGAATGCTTTCACAGCCCTAAAACAGGGAAACAAATGGACTGAAATCACTTCAGTTGAGCCAcaaccattttcctttcctgtgcaAAACTGAGGATatgatgaaaatataaaatggaTGACAAACTATTGGGCCTGCAGCATAACTGGGATcagtgctggggctcctgctctggcacctgCTCCAGTCTGGGAAAACTCATCTGTCTGTTCCCCAgtgcagctgtttttccctcttccccactccaggatgctgcagggtGGCTCTGCAGACAGCAAGGATGACGGGGGGCCTCAGTTTGCCGAGGTCTTTGTCATCATCTGGTTCGGGGCCGTTGTCATCACGCTCAACTCGAAGCTCCTGGGAGGCACCATGTGAGTGTGGGTTTGTTCTGTAGAGCTTCACTCACTCCAGTGCAcggagctctgccctgcctggcctcACTGCTGTTTCCCTGATGCTgtctccctgtgcagctccttcttccagagcctgtgtgtgctgggttACTGCGTGATGCCGCTGACCGTGGCCATGCTGGTGtgcaggctggtgctgctggcggGCGCGGGCACCGTCAGCTTCATCATCCGCCTCATCGTGGTGGGGGCCATGTTCGCCTGGTCCACCCTGGGTGAGTCCTCCCTGGGCCTGGGCAGCTTGATCCCTGTGCATTCCCTCGGGTAGAACCAAGGGTGCTCTAGTCTGAGGTAGCCCTGGGCTGTTGAAGGGCTGTAGAAATAGTTCTTCCAATCTGAAGCTGGAGGGCTGTAGAAATAGTTCTTCCAATCCTTAAGCTGGCAGAGGTTCAGCCTCTGTCTCTGCTCCTGGTGATTTCCATGGTCATATGCAAATTGCCTTGGGCGACACGATGATGATTTAGTATTAAATTCTGTGAGACTGTTTGGTGGTTTATTCTATGATTAAGTTAGAAATACTAttagaaaatgctgattttataGAGATGCATTTGCACGATTTCTCCTGTTCTTTATCTGTAAGTCTGGCTCTCATTGTACAGTGTTAATCAGCATTTATGGCCAGGCTGGTTGGGGCTTGGGGCttgggctggtggaaggtgtccctgcctgtggcaggaggtggaactggatatcccttccaagccaaaccatgcTGTGATTCCATAATTCTATGACCTCTCATTCTGTACGACAGAGGAAGTTGCACTTGGTGATTACAGCCCGTTGCTTTGAgcagtggttttattttcagcacAAGTGCAGTGCAGATCCTGGCTGTGAGGGGGCTGTGACGCTTGTGCTGCTCGTGCTTCACAGGTTTTGTGTCTCTGCAGCATCCACGGCGTTCCTGGCAGACAGCCAGCCCCCCAACCGCAAGGCCCTGGTCGTGTACCCCATCTTCCTCTTCTACTTCGTCATCAGCTGGATGATCCTGACCTTCACCCCGCAGTGAGCACCATCCCAAGGGACTGCTACACTGACTGGACTTTCTCATGGACGCTGCAGTGAATCCTTGGCTTTATCTCTTTCTAATTTATATATAGGGATACTGTAAAAAGGCAGGTTGTGGGATAAAGCCAGAGGACTGCAAAAGTGCTCATTTGTGTGTCACTCTTTGTGAAAGATGCTGAGGTCCAGCTGCTGAGGGGTTTATTTAGCCCTGTTCTGTACTGGTGTTAAATAAACAATGCCCACTGGGACAGGGATTGTTCCATCTGAGGAGAGAGTGGGAAATCCTGGATTTTCAAGCTGCTGGGAGATGAAGTTTTTGCACAACTTGGCAGATTTCCTGCCCGTGCTTGGATTCTCACTGAAGATAAAAATGCCTTATCAAACCATAGAACTTCACTGCAATGATGTGTGGAGAGGAAAGAGATGTGTCTGACTCCTTTTCATTCCCTTCTAGAGTGGTGGGATGTGCACCCAGGCATTGTGGGACTGGGGCTTTCCCTGGAAAGGAGAGTTCAGTCAAAACTCAGTTTTGCAGGGAATtggagctggtggcagggagTTGCTTTTGCCTATATCCAGATTTTGTGTGTGTCCATCCTTTCATGTGGCAGGAAAGAAGGTTCCAGCTTGGTGCCTTCAGCACTGCCTCTGTGAGGGGACTGTGGGCTCACTGCAAGCTGCAGACCTGTGACCAGAGGGAACAAAGCTCAGAGtcctgcagaaatgctgagaCTGCTTTGTAGCAAAGTCTGGGCTCTCACCCTGCATTTGGGAAGTGAAAATTCCTTGGGAAGTACCATGAATGTGTATCTATGATAAAAACAAGGGGTTCTGTGCAGAAAGTTGAGGTTTTGCTGCACAGGCTGTTTGGGTCATAAAAACCATACCAGGGCTTGGGCCCCAAAGTGTTAAAACAGCTTGAAGGAAGGAAAGTAAATGGTACTAGAGCTGTTGGTTGCTCTGAAGCAGGATGTGAATTCTGCTCTCACCTGCCTCTGTGGGACTGCTCCTTTGGTTGTTCATGGGGACAGCAAAGAAATGTGTGCAAATGTGCATTTTTGTTCCCTTGTACTTCCCAGGAGATATCAGACACTGTTCTGTGggttgttttgtggggttttaatTTTGCTTAATACTTTAATAAAAGGGAGGGAGCTCCACCAGTCACTGCAGGTTCATTGTGTACCTCTCCTGGGTACAGTGTGCAAGAGTCAGGTGCATTTTGGCACAGACATTGGGAGCTGGGACTTACTTTGGAAACTACAGAAATGATTCTTGTTGTCTGTTGTTCTCATTCAGCAATCCATGAAATATCTGGGGTGAAAAAGCTGCTGTAAAATGTCCTTTTCCTTACATTTGTGCAGACAGACTGAAACTGAGGTCTGTGGGTTCTGCTGAGGTGTGAATGTGCCTAATTTCTACTTCTGTGTGCAAGAGCAGTCTGTGCTGTAAACACTGGCAGTGGGTGGGAGTTGGGATGGAAATTGCTGAATTTCAgattaaaagtgcatttttgcATTAGTGGATaatgagctgctgtgtgtggcagggcctggctgtggcaccaaggggctggaggggagctgTGGTGGTTGGAAGACATGGGAACCATGGAAAGGGGAATTTTTAAGCTTCCATTAAATTATTGCTGGTATGGaatgtggtttttcttttaagtgtgCAGTTTTTTTGTTCAATTAAATGTGAGTTCAGCTTTTTgaagctgaaaagaaatattcaagGGAAATGGATGGTAAAGCTGTTGATGGCTATGGTGGGATTCCTTGAGCCAAATCTTTCTGTCCTACAAGAATTTAACCACACTTTCAAAGAAATCCTTGGATTCTCTCTGGGTCTTGTGACTTGAGCTGCTGTTCTATCTCAAGGATAATTGGAGTAGCATTTAATTGATCcagtaatattttgaaattttttacatttcttcagAAAGTCAAAAAGCCCAAACTGGGGTTTGTTCCTCAGCCACCCTGGAggtcctgcagagcccctgctgTGACAGAACCACATGGGCACGTTAAACTCAACCAAACCATTTTGGTTCAGGGAAGCAAAATGCCTCGAGCTTGTTTGATATTTGCAGATGCTGGAATTAATGCAGCTGGTTGATTAATGCAGCACTTGAAAGTGCTGGTGTCACCTGTGAGTGATCCCTGAATGTCCCTCATCCTGTCCAGCACATCCCTCCCAAGGGCCCTGCAGGGGACTGATCCCTGTCACAACAGAGGTTTCatttgtgctggaaatgtcTGTGGTAAGAACTGTTGTGCTTTCCAAGGGGAAAggcttttccttcttgtttaaagctgctggggatgggtgacaaggagcagcagctgtgttgCCTATAATGGGGTGTTTGAACTGCTCTGCACAGAAATGGCTGATTTCCAATGCACAAACCAGGCTTTCTTTCCTactaggatttttttaatactgtttaTCAGCAGAAGTTGTTATATATGTTTAATTTTGATCTATTTAATaccaataaaaaggaaaataaattttttttgttttaacttgaAAAATTCAAACAGGCTGAAAGTCACATGGGCACTGTGAGGTGTGGATGGATGGAAGCTCTGTGCTGTCTGTACCTATGGCAcctggcctggctggggcaggagggggaagCTCCCCAGTCCCTACCCtcgtgtcccctgtccccacacagagagcaggacaCGTGTGCCACTCGTGCCAGAGCCCCCGAGGCTGAGCCAGGACatggccctggccaggctgggatcctGCTGGTGCTCACAccctgctcagggaaggagcagtggtgctgctgtaCCCCAAAATCGGGGTTCCACTGGCTTCAGGGCTGGGAGGTCTCAACAGCCACCCAGGGGACCTGGGTGTACCTCAGTAGTGCTGGCCAGGGACCACCGGGGACAGTTGGTAGGAGGGGACCTGATGGGTCAGTGGATATTAAGGCCCATCCCTGACTGGCTAATGAACCAATGGCAATTAAACCCATCCCTGAGCCACAGCAGGGTTTGAGGCAGTGGCCAGGGTTTGTCCACGCTCTTGCTGACAATGAGGACATCCATGACACCATCCTGGCCAGGAAGCCACACTCcgagctggtggcagcagggacaccttgtgCCGAGCGCGGGCtccggggctggggacaggcaccGTGGGCCAGCGGTCACCAGAGGGCGGCAGGACCGCGCTGTCCCTGGCAGCTTTCTGCGGCTTGGTTGTCACCTCCAAGGGACAACCGTGGCTCCCGGGAGCTCCGGGGAGCGCAGCCCGGTGCTCGGTGCCGCAGCCAGGACCGCTGCAGGGTTTCTGCCTGCTCAGTGATGGGCAAGAAAACACTTCAATTCAACAAGCagtggttttttgtgtgtgtgtgtttgtttgtttgttttaaagacaATTTACCAATCCTGGAAATGTCCCTGTTCCACTGAAAAGAGGTGTTCCCAagtgcagctctgggctttgtaGTTACACTTTGTTTAGATAAAGCTCAAATTTAGCATCTTTCTCCCCCAAGTGAATCTTTTAAGGCAAATATTCTGCATGCTGAATTGTACCCTAGAGCAAACAAATGGGGCAGGTGACAGTGGAAGGACGGATTTTCACAGTAAAATCAGTAAAATCAGGAAGTATTACCCACTGAGTGCTGCTGTTGACAGCTGGGACTGTGAGCCTGATTCCCGACCTTTGGCTTTGTTGGCAGGGCAAGCAGGTGACATGGCTGCACGAGCTGGAAGgcaggctggaggctgctgaATCTCCACACTGCAGGTACTGAATGCAAGGGCAGTGCCGGGGGGATGGGACAGGCTGTGTCCAGCACGGAGGGTTCCTCAGTGGAGATGTCAGGGGAGCGTCACCGAGGGCAGATGTGACAGCCCAGCAtgggggcagctgctgggacagacaCAAGGGTCACTGCATTGC encodes the following:
- the YIPF6 gene encoding protein YIPF6; this encodes MAAAEGSGAGETLFPGLADVSISQDIPVEGEITVPVGSHSPDEDFSTLDEPVKDTIMRDLKAVGKKFVHVMYPRKSSALLRDWDLWGPLVLCVSLALMLQGGSADSKDDGGPQFAEVFVIIWFGAVVITLNSKLLGGTISFFQSLCVLGYCVMPLTVAMLVCRLVLLAGAGTVSFIIRLIVVGAMFAWSTLASTAFLADSQPPNRKALVVYPIFLFYFVISWMILTFTPQ